One genomic region from Marinitoga sp. 1197 encodes:
- a CDS encoding PD-(D/E)XK nuclease domain-containing protein, which translates to KRYGLVKKYILDYPNLEVKNSFSKLILEANYGLKEDELEIVNEIYIKIAENDIKGLIEEIKKIISAIPYNLHKKEEKYYHSLIFTIIASAGIDVKAEELTNLGRSDLVIDFDERIYLFEIKVDKSAIDAINQIKEKKYYEKYKGKEIYIIGINIDSEKRNIDDYIIEKI; encoded by the coding sequence TAAAGAGATATGGATTAGTGAAAAAATATATACTTGACTATCCAAATCTGGAAGTAAAAAACTCATTCTCAAAACTAATATTAGAAGCAAACTATGGACTAAAAGAAGATGAATTAGAAATAGTAAATGAAATATACATAAAAATAGCGGAAAATGACATAAAAGGATTAATAGAAGAAATAAAGAAAATAATAAGTGCAATACCGTATAACTTACACAAAAAAGAAGAAAAGTATTATCACTCATTGATATTTACAATAATAGCATCAGCAGGAATAGATGTAAAAGCAGAAGAATTAACAAACTTAGGACGAAGTGACCTTGTAATAGATTTTGATGAAAGGATATATCTTTTTGAAATAAAAGTGGATAAAAGCGCAATTGATGCAATAAACCAGATAAAAGAAAAGAAATATTATGAAAAATACAAAGGAAAAGAAATATATATAATAGGGATAAACATAGATTCAGAAAAAAGGAATATTGATGATTATATAATAGAAAAGATATAA